From a region of the Gammaproteobacteria bacterium genome:
- a CDS encoding response regulator translates to MAHILIVDDDPAILALLSEALLLDGYKVITATNGHEAKELCHHDIGLIITDLVMPEQNGLDLIMDITRKYPNIPIIAISGGGGIKSNFFDYLSVAKLIGATHTFEKPFRICDLKYKIKEFSSLSTFTQI, encoded by the coding sequence ATGGCGCACATTTTAATTGTTGATGACGATCCTGCAATACTCGCACTACTAAGCGAGGCGTTGCTATTGGATGGATACAAGGTCATTACCGCCACTAACGGCCACGAAGCCAAAGAGCTTTGTCATCATGACATCGGCCTAATCATTACTGATCTTGTAATGCCGGAACAAAATGGCTTAGACCTGATTATGGATATAACCAGAAAGTATCCAAACATACCAATAATTGCCATTTCCGGCGGCGGTGGAATTAAATCGAATTTTTTTGATTACCTTTCCGTCGCGAAACTCATTGGCGCAACGCATACCTTTGAAAAACCATTTCGCATATGCGACCTAAAATATAAAATAAAAGAATTCTCCTCTCTTTCAACATTCACACAAATATAA
- a CDS encoding response regulator transcription factor: MDRESEIRYEQIIYIIDDDESVRNLIHDLMLSVGMSARKFSSAAEFISCLDHEIRGCLIADIQMAGMTGLQLQDHLIKLGVSIPIIFVTGHGDISTAVRAIKAGASGFLEKPFDNNTLLEMVNTALMENIHHLKKIESTIEIKKFYQDLTKREQDVLNLILNGKSSKKIAKDLAISHRTVEVHRYRIFRKLNVNTITQLLHIFK; encoded by the coding sequence ATGGACAGAGAATCAGAAATCCGTTACGAACAAATTATCTACATCATTGACGATGATGAAAGCGTAAGAAATCTAATACACGATCTCATGCTCTCCGTTGGCATGAGCGCACGCAAGTTTTCATCGGCTGCGGAGTTTATTTCATGCCTGGATCATGAAATCAGGGGCTGTCTAATTGCGGACATCCAAATGGCCGGAATGACAGGCCTTCAACTCCAGGATCACTTAATAAAGCTAGGAGTCTCAATACCCATCATTTTCGTAACCGGTCACGGTGATATTAGCACAGCCGTCCGCGCCATCAAGGCGGGCGCTTCTGGTTTTCTGGAAAAACCATTTGATAACAACACACTCCTCGAAATGGTAAATACGGCGTTAATGGAAAATATCCATCATCTTAAAAAAATCGAATCGACCATTGAAATAAAGAAATTCTACCAAGACCTCACGAAAAGAGAGCAGGATGTGTTAAATCTAATACTAAACGGAAAATCCAGCAAAAAAATAGCTAAAGACTTAGCCATCAGCCACAGGACAGTCGAAGTCCACAGATATAGAATTTTCAGAAAACTTAACGTCAACACGATTACACAGCTACTTCATATTTTCAAATAG
- a CDS encoding response regulator, translating into MADDDEDMLSITKALLERDGYQVYCTTNGVDAIRLCGDFHPDALIIDAIMPIMDGFEAVAVIANKFREKKFPILMVTNLDDKQSIELAYKAGASDFIPKPVHWTVLLHRLRQLINTYQNERALDKERQNALENRIAHENQLMNAHKMEAIGRLAGGIAHDFNNILTAVIGYADLSIHSAKKHADNDLLRYLGEISIASERARRLIKKILTYSRNQQDDNPILVNPIQVAHEVISLIKSILPSSIHIDVKHRDDPLHIKIDPVQLHQLLMNLCVNAKDAMNGKGLLSISIDCVTLDKAQCDSCHQNYNGHYVVIAVSDTGSGIPKEIIEKIFEPFFTTKPIGEGSGMGLSVVHGIVHKHDGHIHVRSTQGEGSTFKVFFPSTPEAPNY; encoded by the coding sequence GTGGCTGATGACGATGAAGACATGCTATCGATCACGAAAGCACTACTGGAACGTGATGGATACCAAGTGTATTGCACAACGAATGGCGTTGATGCCATCAGGCTATGTGGCGACTTTCATCCTGATGCACTTATAATAGACGCAATAATGCCTATCATGGATGGGTTCGAGGCGGTTGCTGTCATCGCAAATAAATTTCGTGAAAAGAAATTCCCGATTCTCATGGTTACCAACCTTGATGATAAACAATCAATCGAACTTGCGTACAAAGCTGGCGCCAGCGATTTCATACCAAAGCCAGTGCATTGGACCGTCCTACTCCATCGATTACGGCAGCTAATCAACACTTATCAAAACGAAAGGGCGCTTGATAAAGAGCGCCAAAATGCGCTCGAGAACAGGATCGCTCATGAGAATCAACTCATGAATGCGCACAAAATGGAGGCCATTGGCAGACTTGCAGGCGGAATAGCACATGACTTCAACAATATACTTACCGCCGTCATCGGCTATGCTGATCTATCAATACATTCAGCAAAGAAACACGCCGACAATGATCTACTGAGGTATCTCGGTGAAATCTCAATTGCCAGCGAGCGCGCTCGCCGCCTTATTAAGAAAATTTTAACATATAGCCGAAACCAGCAGGACGACAACCCTATACTTGTAAATCCGATCCAAGTTGCACATGAAGTAATCTCATTGATAAAATCCATCCTTCCAAGCAGCATCCATATCGATGTCAAACACAGAGATGATCCGCTACATATCAAAATTGATCCTGTCCAATTACATCAACTGTTGATGAACCTGTGCGTTAATGCAAAAGACGCCATGAATGGTAAGGGCCTACTCTCCATATCAATAGACTGCGTTACCTTAGATAAAGCCCAATGCGACTCCTGCCACCAAAATTATAACGGCCATTATGTGGTCATCGCGGTCTCGGATACTGGCAGTGGCATTCCGAAAGAAATTATTGAAAAGATATTTGAGCCATTTTTCACTACCAAGCCCATTGGCGAAGGCAGCGGCATGGGATTATCGGTGGTTCACGGCATTGTCCACAAGCATGATGGCCATATTCATGTAAGATCAACCCAGGGTGAAGGCTCTACCTTCAAAGTTTTTTTTCCATCCACACCAGAAGCCCCTAATTACTAA
- a CDS encoding chemotaxis response regulator protein-glutamate methylesterase, whose amino-acid sequence MPKIKVLVVDDSAVVRQVLQEVLSHDPQIDVIGVASDPLFAMQKMVGNWPDVIVLDVEMPRMDGISFLKKIMAERPTPVVICSTLTEKGSVTSMQALEAGAVSVVTKPKMNLKRFLEDSSEDLVYAVKAAVQVNIKNLKSAVSPVVSKKLSADAIIPAVSVAMSETTDCVVAIGTSTGGTQSLEVVLSALPRVCPGIVIVQHMPEKFTASFAERLNSICQIEVKEAVNGDRVIPGRALIAPGGKHMLLKLSGAQYKVEVIDGPLVNRHRPSVDVLFRSVAKYAGKNALGIIMTGMGDDGARGLKEMRDANAVTLGQDEETCVVYGMPKEAVKMGAVERSVSLTTITAEIVQFGRGRKV is encoded by the coding sequence GTGCCTAAGATCAAGGTACTGGTTGTCGACGATTCAGCTGTGGTACGCCAGGTACTGCAAGAAGTACTCAGTCATGATCCGCAAATCGACGTGATTGGTGTCGCCTCCGATCCCTTATTTGCCATGCAGAAGATGGTCGGTAATTGGCCAGATGTGATTGTGCTGGATGTCGAAATGCCGCGCATGGACGGCATCAGCTTTTTGAAAAAGATCATGGCCGAGCGGCCGACTCCGGTGGTGATTTGCTCCACGCTTACCGAGAAGGGTAGCGTAACGTCGATGCAGGCGCTTGAGGCCGGTGCGGTGAGTGTTGTCACCAAGCCGAAGATGAATCTGAAGCGTTTTCTGGAGGATAGTTCGGAAGATTTAGTATATGCTGTCAAGGCCGCCGTCCAGGTGAATATCAAGAATCTGAAATCCGCTGTCTCTCCTGTAGTGTCCAAGAAATTGAGTGCGGATGCCATTATTCCCGCCGTCAGCGTGGCGATGAGCGAGACAACGGATTGCGTTGTGGCCATCGGTACGTCCACAGGTGGAACTCAGTCGCTGGAGGTGGTGTTGAGCGCGTTGCCACGTGTTTGTCCAGGGATCGTCATTGTGCAGCATATGCCGGAAAAATTTACCGCGTCATTTGCCGAACGGCTAAATAGCATATGCCAGATTGAGGTCAAAGAGGCCGTGAACGGCGATCGTGTTATTCCAGGGCGTGCATTGATCGCCCCCGGAGGGAAACACATGTTACTCAAATTAAGTGGCGCCCAGTACAAGGTCGAGGTCATTGACGGCCCACTGGTCAATCGCCATCGCCCATCTGTGGATGTATTGTTTCGTTCGGTGGCCAAATATGCCGGGAAAAACGCACTGGGCATCATCATGACCGGCATGGGTGATGATGGGGCACGTGGACTCAAGGAAATGCGCGATGCCAACGCCGTAACACTCGGTCAGGATGAGGAAACATGTGTAGTCTATGGCATGCCGAAAGAAGCAGTCAAAATGGGCGCTGTGGAACGGTCTGTCTCGCTGACCACAATCACTGCAGAGATTGTGCAGTTTGGACGTGGCAGAAAAGTGTGA
- a CDS encoding chemotaxis protein CheD has protein sequence MTAWHPKRFVGFMCHYMLASRPASADKNLDAKYGEDAIAIFLREADRNRTDPKDYIIKVFGGGNMFPKDRSCQLPAFGCLGETCAHVSCRNVTLGREILKQHGLKISAEHVGGTGHRQIIFDIWSGDVWMRHISIP, from the coding sequence ATGACGGCCTGGCATCCAAAAAGATTCGTCGGTTTTATGTGCCACTATATGCTGGCGTCACGGCCAGCAAGTGCAGATAAAAACCTCGATGCGAAGTATGGCGAAGATGCCATTGCGATCTTTTTGCGAGAAGCTGATCGCAATAGAACCGATCCAAAGGATTACATCATCAAGGTTTTTGGCGGTGGTAACATGTTTCCTAAGGATCGTTCTTGTCAGCTCCCGGCATTCGGGTGTTTGGGCGAGACATGTGCCCATGTTTCGTGCAGAAATGTCACTCTTGGGCGGGAGATTTTGAAACAGCACGGGTTGAAGATTAGTGCAGAGCATGTGGGCGGCACTGGTCATCGTCAGATTATCTTCGATATCTGGAGCGGCGACGTATGGATGCGGCATATATCGATACCATAA
- a CDS encoding protein-glutamate O-methyltransferase CheR, translating into MLATTITDQEFNQIRRLLHELAGIHMSDAKKNLVCGRLGKRVEKCGFKSYGEYFQLLSNGQNPGELQVAIDLLTTNETHFFREPKHFDFLRERILVPHRTGQPFRIWSAACSSGQEPYTLAMVLADHFGDAAWDIVASDLSTRVLERARAGQYALEQAEEIPETYLRKYCMKGVGPEEGTFIIDRRLRSRIGYQQINLNQTLPRLGEFDVIFLRNVMIYFNTDTKRQVVDRLLQQLKPGGHLFIGHSESLNGIADSVTTVVPSVYRRL; encoded by the coding sequence ATGCTGGCAACGACAATCACCGATCAGGAGTTTAATCAGATCCGTCGATTGCTGCACGAACTGGCGGGTATTCATATGTCCGACGCCAAGAAAAATCTGGTATGTGGCCGGCTGGGAAAACGGGTAGAAAAGTGCGGATTCAAGAGCTATGGCGAATATTTTCAGCTATTGAGTAATGGCCAAAATCCCGGCGAACTGCAAGTGGCAATCGATCTGCTGACCACGAACGAAACCCATTTTTTTCGCGAGCCCAAGCATTTTGATTTTTTGCGCGAACGGATATTGGTACCGCATCGCACCGGTCAGCCGTTTCGTATCTGGAGTGCGGCCTGTTCCAGTGGCCAGGAGCCATACACATTAGCAATGGTATTGGCAGATCACTTTGGCGATGCCGCCTGGGACATCGTGGCTTCTGATCTCAGTACCCGGGTACTGGAGCGGGCGCGTGCCGGACAGTATGCGCTGGAGCAGGCGGAGGAGATCCCCGAGACCTATCTGCGCAAATATTGCATGAAAGGCGTTGGGCCGGAAGAGGGGACCTTTATCATCGACCGCCGCCTGCGCAGCCGGATCGGCTATCAGCAAATCAACCTCAATCAAACCCTGCCACGGCTTGGTGAATTCGATGTCATCTTTCTGCGCAATGTCATGATCTATTTCAATACGGATACCAAGCGTCAGGTGGTGGACAGATTGTTGCAGCAACTGAAACCTGGTGGTCATCTGTTCATCGGGCATTCTGAAAGTCTGAATGGTATCGCGGATAGTGTGACGACCGTGGTGCCGTCTGTGTATCGCAGGCTGTGA
- a CDS encoding MBL fold metallo-hydrolase, with the protein MKKSQLIYQQGSHKWAVIARDPAKPNYVIDTNEYVIAHGKELLIADPGGMEIFPAVFSALSAEFDPNQVRHLFASHQDPDIISSLGLWLDFNPDIKCYLSWLWAGFIPHFGGNDSTFIKMPDDGMELMVGGLTLRAIPAHYLHSSGNFHLYDPKARILFSGDIGAAMMPPGEDGLYVENFDRHIGHAEGFHKRWMGSNEAKVDWCERVSKLKIDMLCPQHGAIYQGSDVERFINWLAELEVGVGIKREAVA; encoded by the coding sequence ATGAAGAAGTCGCAGTTGATTTATCAGCAAGGCAGTCACAAGTGGGCGGTGATCGCCCGCGACCCGGCGAAACCGAATTACGTGATCGACACCAACGAGTACGTGATCGCCCACGGCAAGGAATTGCTCATCGCTGATCCGGGTGGGATGGAAATTTTTCCGGCGGTTTTTTCCGCGCTGAGTGCCGAGTTTGATCCTAATCAGGTGCGCCATCTGTTTGCTTCGCATCAAGATCCGGACATTATTTCATCCTTGGGGCTGTGGCTGGATTTCAACCCTGATATCAAATGTTATCTGAGCTGGTTATGGGCCGGATTTATTCCTCATTTTGGCGGAAATGATTCAACTTTCATCAAAATGCCGGATGACGGTATGGAGCTGATGGTGGGTGGGCTCACCTTGCGTGCAATCCCGGCGCATTATTTACACTCATCGGGAAATTTTCATTTATACGATCCCAAGGCACGCATCCTGTTTTCGGGAGATATTGGTGCAGCAATGATGCCGCCGGGTGAGGATGGCCTGTATGTGGAAAACTTCGATCGGCACATCGGCCATGCCGAGGGGTTTCATAAGCGCTGGATGGGTTCGAATGAGGCGAAGGTAGACTGGTGTGAGCGCGTATCGAAGCTGAAGATCGATATGCTCTGTCCGCAACATGGTGCCATTTATCAGGGCAGCGATGTCGAAAGGTTTATCAACTGGCTTGCAGAATTGGAAGTGGGTGTGGGCATCAAGCGAGAGGCGGTCGCCTAA
- a CDS encoding purine-binding chemotaxis protein CheW, whose protein sequence is MSTLAKVEKTGPLTQRADDEQSQYLTFVLGGELYAIGILNIKEIIEYGSLTSVPMMPEFIRGVINLRGAVVPVIDLSVRFGRQTSAVTRRTCIVIIEVESEGGKHDIGVTVDSVSEVLEIPGSEVEPAPSFGAKIRADFIAGMGKVNSKFVIILNVGKVLSVDEMSMLGVMGGQMPTDEVKTN, encoded by the coding sequence ATGAGTACATTGGCAAAAGTCGAAAAGACTGGCCCACTGACACAGCGGGCTGATGATGAACAGAGTCAATACCTTACCTTTGTTTTGGGCGGTGAGCTGTACGCCATCGGTATTCTCAATATTAAAGAGATTATCGAGTACGGCAGTTTAACGTCGGTGCCGATGATGCCTGAATTTATCCGTGGCGTAATCAATCTGCGCGGTGCGGTGGTGCCGGTGATCGATCTCTCCGTACGCTTCGGACGGCAGACATCGGCCGTCACGCGGCGCACCTGCATCGTCATCATCGAAGTGGAAAGCGAGGGTGGGAAACACGATATTGGCGTCACCGTCGATTCGGTCAGCGAAGTTTTGGAAATCCCGGGTTCCGAAGTTGAGCCTGCACCGAGCTTCGGGGCTAAGATCCGCGCCGATTTTATCGCCGGCATGGGCAAGGTGAACAGCAAATTCGTGATCATTCTGAATGTGGGCAAGGTATTGTCGGTGGATGAGATGTCGATGCTGGGGGTCATGGGAGGACAGATGCCGACTGATGAGGTTAAGACGAATTGA
- a CDS encoding MCP four helix bundle domain-containing protein, translated as MFKFRNMKIGMRLGLGFGLVLILLGAVAFIGINRLADLNGNIEEMVNDKYPKTAYANEIIDNINVIGLSMREILLLNDKEEISRELETIEQSRKEIKERLDKLETMIKSDKGKAMLKTVVDTRSAYVGDQEKFIKLVGESKINDAKIFLFSELRPKQKVYMTAVEDLIEYQSELMKVVGHDAQEEYDNSRNIIIVMGIVAVLLGASIAFWITRSITKPLNEAVGVANALSQGDLTAKIEVTSKDETGKLLEAMQSMVAKLSQIIGEVRGAADSLSSASEEVSATAQSMSQASNEQAASVEETSSSVEQMSASIAQNTENAKVTDGMASKAAKEATEGGGAVKETVTAMKSIADKIGIIDDIAYQTNLLTLNAAIEAARAGEHGKGFAVVAAEVRKLAERSQIAAQEIGEVAKGSVALAEKAGKLLDEMVPSINKTSDLVQEITAASQEQSTGVAQVNTAMSQLNQLTQQNASASEELAATAEEMSGQAEQLQQLMAFFRIEGGVVSGVAKPSAKNPATMTQLSSAPKVIAANTTEKTLSEANFVRF; from the coding sequence ATGTTCAAGTTCAGGAATATGAAAATCGGTATGCGTTTAGGGTTGGGCTTCGGCCTCGTTTTGATACTGCTCGGGGCGGTGGCTTTTATCGGCATCAATCGGCTGGCAGATTTGAATGGAAATATTGAAGAGATGGTCAATGACAAATACCCAAAGACGGCCTATGCCAATGAGATCATAGACAATATAAACGTTATCGGTCTTTCCATGCGCGAGATCCTGCTCTTAAACGATAAGGAGGAAATCAGTCGTGAACTGGAAACGATCGAACAATCGCGCAAAGAAATTAAGGAACGGCTGGATAAGCTGGAAACAATGATCAAGAGTGACAAGGGTAAGGCGATGCTCAAAACGGTTGTCGATACACGTAGCGCCTATGTGGGTGATCAGGAAAAATTTATCAAGTTGGTGGGTGAAAGCAAGATTAATGACGCCAAGATATTTTTGTTCTCTGAGCTTAGACCCAAGCAAAAAGTATATATGACTGCGGTTGAAGATTTGATCGAGTATCAAAGTGAGCTGATGAAGGTGGTTGGGCATGATGCTCAGGAGGAATATGATAACTCTCGAAATATTATAATTGTCATGGGGATAGTCGCTGTACTGCTTGGCGCTAGTATCGCTTTCTGGATCACCCGCAGTATCACCAAACCGCTGAACGAAGCCGTAGGCGTGGCCAATGCCTTATCGCAAGGCGACCTGACGGCCAAGATCGAAGTCACCTCGAAAGACGAAACCGGCAAGTTGCTGGAAGCGATGCAGAGCATGGTCGCCAAGCTGTCACAAATCATCGGCGAAGTACGCGGGGCAGCAGATAGTTTGTCTTCAGCGTCTGAAGAAGTCTCTGCCACGGCACAATCGATGTCGCAGGCGTCTAATGAACAGGCGGCCAGTGTCGAAGAAACCAGTTCCTCCGTGGAACAGATGAGCGCGTCAATTGCGCAGAACACTGAAAATGCCAAGGTCACCGACGGCATGGCTTCCAAGGCGGCTAAAGAAGCAACGGAGGGCGGTGGTGCGGTGAAAGAAACCGTGACCGCGATGAAATCTATCGCCGACAAGATTGGCATCATCGACGACATCGCTTATCAGACCAATCTGCTGACGCTCAATGCTGCCATTGAAGCTGCGCGTGCGGGTGAACATGGTAAAGGCTTTGCCGTGGTCGCTGCGGAAGTCCGTAAACTGGCCGAGCGTTCGCAGATCGCAGCGCAGGAAATTGGCGAGGTGGCTAAGGGCAGTGTGGCATTGGCCGAGAAAGCTGGCAAGCTGCTCGATGAAATGGTGCCCTCGATCAACAAGACTTCCGATCTGGTACAGGAAATTACCGCCGCCAGCCAGGAGCAATCGACGGGGGTTGCCCAAGTAAACACCGCGATGAGCCAGCTCAATCAATTAACTCAGCAGAATGCATCCGCCTCGGAGGAGCTGGCGGCAACGGCTGAGGAAATGAGTGGCCAGGCAGAGCAATTACAACAATTGATGGCCTTCTTCCGCATTGAAGGTGGGGTGGTCAGTGGCGTGGCTAAGCCATCTGCAAAAAATCCGGCTACTATGACTCAGCTTTCTTCTGCTCCCAAAGTGATCGCTGCTAATACTACTGAAAAAACACTTTCAGAAGCCAACTTCGTGCGTTTCTAG
- a CDS encoding STAS domain-containing protein, whose translation MTVNVKINNGGQIRIEGEMTIYTALELKNNLMPVNHSHETEIDLSGVTEIDTAGLQLLMFIRREARKHKSTLRLTAHSPAVIEVIDVCNLASYFGDPMVM comes from the coding sequence ATGACAGTGAACGTGAAGATCAACAATGGTGGCCAGATTCGCATTGAAGGTGAGATGACCATTTACACCGCGCTCGAACTCAAAAATAATTTGATGCCTGTCAACCATTCGCATGAGACAGAAATCGATCTTTCCGGTGTCACCGAAATCGATACCGCCGGGTTGCAATTGCTGATGTTCATCAGGCGTGAAGCGCGCAAGCATAAGTCAACGCTGCGGCTGACGGCCCACAGTCCCGCCGTGATCGAGGTGATCGACGTCTGCAATCTGGCGAGCTACTTCGGCGATCCGATGGTGATGTAA
- a CDS encoding response regulator, producing MGKTVMIVDDSASVRQVVGIALKGAGYNVIEACDGKDALAKLNGDKIHLIISDVNMPNMDGITFVKELKKLANYKFTPVIMLTTESQEGKKAEGQAAGAKAWVVKPFQPDQMLAAVSKLIAP from the coding sequence ATGGGCAAAACAGTAATGATTGTTGATGATTCCGCCTCGGTGCGACAGGTGGTGGGGATCGCCCTCAAAGGCGCGGGTTACAACGTCATCGAAGCCTGTGACGGCAAAGATGCGCTGGCCAAGCTCAACGGTGACAAGATCCATCTCATCATCAGCGATGTGAACATGCCCAATATGGACGGCATCACCTTTGTCAAAGAACTCAAAAAGCTGGCCAATTACAAATTCACCCCAGTGATTATGCTGACGACCGAATCCCAGGAAGGGAAAAAGGCCGAAGGCCAAGCCGCCGGTGCCAAGGCGTGGGTGGTCAAGCCATTCCAGCCCGACCAGATGCTGGCGGCGGTGTCCAAGCTGATTGCGCCCTGA